The Meles meles chromosome 12, mMelMel3.1 paternal haplotype, whole genome shotgun sequence genome includes a window with the following:
- the ISCU gene encoding iron-sulfur cluster assembly enzyme ISCU, mitochondrial has product MAAAGAGRLRRAASALLLRSPRLPVRELSAPARLYHKKVVDHYENPRNVGSLDKTSKNVGTGLVGAPACGDVMKLQIKVDEKGKIVDARFKTFGCGSAIASSSLATEWVKGKTVEEALTIKNTDIAKELCLPPVKLHCSMLAEDAIKAALADYKLKQESTKGEAEKEKK; this is encoded by the exons ATGGCGGCGGCTGGAGCGGGCCGTCTGAGACGGGCGGCGTCGGCCCTGCTGCTGCGGAGTCCGCGCCTGCCTGTCCGGGAACTGTCGGCTCCGGCCCGTCTCTATCACAAGAAG GTTGTTGATCATTATGAAAATCCTAGAAACGTGGGGTCCCTTGACAAGACTTCAAAAAATGTCGGAACTGGATTGGTGGGGGCGCCAGCATGTGGCGATGTAATGAAACTGCAG ATTAAAGTGGATGAAAAGGGGAAGATTGTGGACGCCAGGTTTAAAACATTTGGCTGTGGGTCTGCTATTGCCTCTAGCTCATTAGCCACTGAATGGGTAAAAGGGAAGACG GTAGAAGAAGCCTTGACGATTAAGAACACAGACATCGCCAAGGAGCTCTGTCTGCCCCCCGTGAAGCTGCACTGCTCCA TGCTGGCCGAAGACGCAATCAAGGCTGCCCTAGCAGATTACAAACTGAAACAAGAATCCacaaaaggagaggcagagaaggagaagaaatga